The DNA region AACCCGAACGCTTTGCCTGAACTCTTGATAACCGACATACTTTGCAACAAGGGTATAACTTCCAGGGACAACATTTCTTATCAAATAATATCCTTGAACATCGCTTGCTGCACCATACACCGTGTTAAGCAAAAAGATGTTTGCCCCAGGAAGTGGCTCCCCTGTCTGCGCATCTGTTATCCTACCCCTTATTGCACCTAACTGTGCAAATGTAGTTGCAACCATTAAAAACATCAATACTAAAACGATAAGAAGCTTTTTCATAGCTTTACCTCCAAATTAAGTTTTGGAAAAGATACAAGATTGAGAATTGAATTTATTCGGTAGTTGTTTTTAAGANNNNNNNNNNNNNNNNNNNNNNNNNNNNNNNNNNNNNNNNNNNNNNNNNNNNNNNNNNNNNNNNNNNNNNNNNNNNNNNNNNNNNNNNNNNNNNNNNNNNNNNNNNNNNNNNNNNNNNNNNNNNNNNNNNNNNNNNNNNNNNNNNNNNNNNNNNNNNNNNNNNNNNNNNNNNNNNNNNNNNNNNNNNNNNNNNNNNNNNNNNNNNNNNNNNNNNNNNNNNNNNNNNNNNNNNNNNNNNNNNNNNNNNNNNNNNNNNNNNNNNNNNNNNNNNNNNNNNNNNNNNNNNNNNNNNNNNNNNNNNNNNNNNNNNNNNNNNNNNNNNNNNNNNNNNNNNNNNNNNNNNNNNNNNNNNNNNNNNNNNNNNNNNNNNNNNNNNNNNNNNNNNNNNNNNNNNNNNNNNNNNNNNNNNNNNNNNNNNNNNNNNNNNNNNNNNNNNNNNNNNNNNNNNNNNNNNNNNNNNNNNNNNNNNNNNNNNNNNNNNNNNNNNNNNNNNNNNNNNNNNNNNNNNNNNNNNNNNNNNNNNNNNNNNNNNNNNNNNNNNNNNNNNNNNNNNNNNNNNNNNNNNNNNNNNNNNNNNNNNNNNNNNNNTAGGCAATATCAAATCGCGGTAAACACACCTCCTTATTTTATTTTTGCTATTTAGGCAGGTGCTTACAAACCAGAGAATCTGTCTATTAAGTCTATCTTCAAGGTGCGCTTCCAAGAAGCAAATTCACCTATAATATAATAAAAAATTTATCGCTTGTCAAGAGGGACAACCCATAAAAACAGCAAAGTTGATTTTATAAAACACATTTTGTAAAATTTAACAAAAGCAAATAAAGGTCTTACAACAAAAATGAAAGATATGAGTTTGTTTGAACAACTTGTCTTTATACTATACACTCAAGGATGGGAACAACTCGGTAAAATTCCAAACCCTATAAGTGGGAAAATCGAGAAAAAACTTGACGAGGCGAAATTTACAATTGAACTCCTTGACATGCTTAAAGAGAAAACAAAAGGAAACTTAACAGAAAACGAAATGAGATTCCTTGAATACTCAATCTCTCAACTCAAGATAAACTACTTCTTTGAGGTTGAAAACGAGAGGAAACAAAAAAACGAAACCACTCAAAAAAATGAATCATAAATAAAAACCACATTTCAATGAGATTTGGCATAATTGGAAACATCAAAAAAGAAGCACTTTATGAAGTTGTTCTAAACTTAACAAGACAACTTGAAAAAGATAAAATTGAATTCATCGTCCAAAAAGAGATCGCCGAAGGGATAGAGCAAAGATTCTCTCACAGCGTTGACCCGAGGTTGGAATTAGATGAACTTATTGAAAATTCAGACATGATAATTTCTCTCGGCGGTGACGGAACGATACTTTCAACAGCTCGTATCATCGGGCATCGCCAAATTCCAATACTTGGTGTCAACCTCGGAAAACTTGGCTTCCTTGCTGAGGTCTTGCCAAGCGATGCGTTTGAATTCATAAAAAGGATTTGCAAAGGCGACTACAGAATTGAGGACAGAATGGTTCTTGAGGCAAAAGTCAAAGAGGAAGGTGTAATCTATTTCGGTCTAAATGATATCGTCATTGATAAAGCTGGCTCAACAAGGGTGGTTGATATAGAAACCTACATAAACGACGAATATCTCATAACTTACACCGCAGATGGATTAATAATATCAACACCGACTGGTTCAACAGCATATTCACTTGCAGCCGGTGGTCCAATTGTCACACCATCAAGCGAAGTTATAACATTAACACCAATTTGCCCACACACATTGACGGCAAGACCAATCGTCATCCCAGACGATAGCATAATAAAAGTTAAAATTGAATTTTACGACAAAGAAATTCTGCTCACAGCAGACGGTCAAATTGAACACAAACTTAAACCACCAGTTGAAATTTTAGTTAAAAAGGCGGATTACAAAATTAAACTTGTAAAACGCCCTGAGGTAAGCTACTTTGACCTTTTGAGGTCAAAACTTATGTGGGGAAAAGATTTAAGGGTTAAAGGAAACAGAAAACAAAAATAGGAGGTGAAATGCCAACATATGAAGATGCATTAAAACTTCTCTTTGAATACACTGAAAGTGAAAACTTAAGAAAACACGCCTTCGCCGTTGAATCAGCAATGAGAGCATATGCAAAAAAATTTGGAGAAGATGAGGAAAAATGGGCTATCGTTGGACTATTGCACGATTTTGATTATGAAAAATTCCCAACACCAGACCAACACCCATGGGTTGGCTCAAAGATACTTGAAGAAAGAGGTTATCCAGAAGACATAAGAAAAGCAATACTTGGACACGCAAATTATACCGGCATCCCAAGAGATACGCTTATGGCAAAAGTCCTTTACGCTTGCGATGAACTCTGCGGTTTTATAACAGCAGTTGCACTTGTAAGACCAAATAAAAAACTTGATGAGGTCACAGTTGAATCCGTAAAGAAAAAGCTAAAAGATAAAGCATTTGCAAGATCCGTAAATAGAGAGGATATATACAAAGGGGCTGAAGAACTTGGCGTACCGCTTGATGAACATATACAATTCGTAATTGACGCAATGAAATCAATAGCGGATAAACTCGGTTTATGAATTTAACAATTTACATCGGCATCGCCATCGGGATAATTTTACAGGGAGAGATCGGATTAATTGGAGCCGGACATTTGATAAGCACAGGAACTGTTAACTTTTGGCTCGTCGTCTTAATTGGAACTATTCTCTCCACTGTAAATGGGGAGTTTTTCTTCACGATTTCAAGGTTAAGTTCAAAACTTATAAAATCAAAAAAGTTGAACGATGGAATTACAAGGGCTAAAAAATTGATTGATAAATATGACGCCCCACTTCTTCTTTTTTCAAGGTTTGTATACGGGATAAGAAACCTGATACCGATTGCCTTTGCATTCACTGATATAAAACATGTTGAATTCT from Candidatus Thermokryptus mobilis includes:
- a CDS encoding DUF1844 domain-containing protein, encoding MKDMSLFEQLVFILYTQGWEQLGKIPNPISGKIEKKLDEAKFTIELLDMLKEKTKGNLTENEMRFLEYSISQLKINYFFEVENERKQKNETTQKNES
- a CDS encoding NAD(+)/NADH kinase, which produces MRFGIIGNIKKEALYEVVLNLTRQLEKDKIEFIVQKEIAEGIEQRFSHSVDPRLELDELIENSDMIISLGGDGTILSTARIIGHRQIPILGVNLGKLGFLAEVLPSDAFEFIKRICKGDYRIEDRMVLEAKVKEEGVIYFGLNDIVIDKAGSTRVVDIETYINDEYLITYTADGLIISTPTGSTAYSLAAGGPIVTPSSEVITLTPICPHTLTARPIVIPDDSIIKVKIEFYDKEILLTADGQIEHKLKPPVEILVKKADYKIKLVKRPEVSYFDLLRSKLMWGKDLRVKGNRKQK
- a CDS encoding HD domain-containing protein; the protein is MPTYEDALKLLFEYTESENLRKHAFAVESAMRAYAKKFGEDEEKWAIVGLLHDFDYEKFPTPDQHPWVGSKILEERGYPEDIRKAILGHANYTGIPRDTLMAKVLYACDELCGFITAVALVRPNKKLDEVTVESVKKKLKDKAFARSVNREDIYKGAEELGVPLDEHIQFVIDAMKSIADKLGL
- a CDS encoding DedA family protein; translation: MNLTIYIGIAIGIILQGEIGLIGAGHLISTGTVNFWLVVLIGTILSTVNGEFFFTISRLSSKLIKSKKLNDGITRAKKLIDKYDAPLLLFSRFVYGIRNLIPIAFAFTDIKHVEFSILNVIGALIWAITFTTMGFASGKAISLFLDLKRYQMLILGIILGIAFASAMLKISKRRINYEKR